A portion of the Parambassis ranga chromosome 22, fParRan2.1, whole genome shotgun sequence genome contains these proteins:
- the LOC114427984 gene encoding hepatic lectin-like isoform X2 produces MRNQQQKLNDKTGGISYKVFGQGGFTFPNHRLILLFLGLLNSVLLIAAVAIGINCNKFREGSVQASHSAAAQLLTELNDLRSNHSDVIKAEEEAKKELDMEIKNQAQLKAKIEQLKTANKDYQGQIQALRTEKDNLQSNISTMEGSCGRCLSGWIYFNSTCYFFSYSESMTVKKNWPDSRADCISRGSDLVVIGNPEEQTFVSNSIQNKKTSSQWWENGFWVGVTDKEAEGTWVWINNVTEVERRYWINGEPNNHGSNEDCGAVLYTPTNPWKTRYDGHCHQHMLHWICEIPSS; encoded by the exons atgagaAACCAGCAGCAGAAGCTAAATGACAAAACAGGAGGGATTTCCTATAAAGTATTTGGACAAG GTGGATTCACTTTTCCAAACCACCGACTGATCCTGCTGTTTCTGGGGCTGCTCAACTCTGTGTTGCTGATAGCTGCTGTTGCAATTGGCATAAACT GTAACAAATTCAGAGAGGGCTCCGTCCAGGCCTCCCActcagctgctgcacagctcCTCACTGAGCTCAATGATCTCCGTAGCAACCACAGTGATGTAATCAAGGCTGAAGAGGAG GCCAAGAAGGAGTTAGACATGGAAATCAAAAACCAGGCACAACTTAAGGCGAAAATCGAGCAGCTAAAGACCGCCAACAAAGACTATCAGGGACAGATTCAAGCACTGCGGACAGAGAAGGACAACCTGCAGTCCAACATATCAACTATGG AGGGATCTTGTGGCAGATGTCTCTCTGGATGGATTTATTTTAACTCAAcctgctattttttttcttactctgAGTCCATGACTGTCAAAAAGAACTGGccagacagcagagcagactgCATCAGTCGTGGGTCAGACCTGGTTGTGATTGGTAACCCAGAGGAGCAG ACATTTGTGAGCAACAGCATCCAAAACAAGAAAACCAGTTCTCAATGGTGGGAAAATGGATTCTGGGTCGGTGTGACTGACAAAGAGGCAGAGGGGACTTGGGTGTGGATTAATAATGTCACAGAGGTGGAACGAAG GTACTGGATAAATGGAGAACCAAACAACCATGGGTCTAACGAGGACTGTGGGGCTGTATTGTACACACCAACAAATCCCTGGAAGACAAGATACGATGGACATTGTCACCAACACATGTTACACTGGATATGTGAAATTCCTTCCAGTTAA
- the LOC114427984 gene encoding C-type lectin domain family 4 member M-like isoform X1, with product MLCPNSADGSIKDEASSSVGSNSNTADMRNQQQRLNDNTGGISYKVFGQGGFTFPNYRLILLFLGLLNAVLLIAAVAIGINCNKFREGSVQASHSAAAQLLTELNDLHSNHSDVIKAEEEAKKELDMEIKNQAQLKAKIEQLKTANKDYQGQIQALRTEKDNLQSNISTMEGSCGRCLSGWIYFNSTCYFFSYSESMTVKKNWPDSRADCISRGSDLVVIGNPEEQTFVSNSIQNKKTSSQWWENGFWVGVTDKEAEGTWVWINNVTEVERRYWINGEPNNHGSNEDCGAVLYTPTNPWKTRYDGHCHQHMLHWICEIPSS from the exons ATGCTGTGTCCAAACTCTGCTGATGGGAGTATAAAAGACGAGGCAAGCAGTTCAGTGGGCAGTAACagcaacactgcagacatgagaAACCAGCAGCAGAGGCTAAATGACAACACAGGAGGGATTTCCTATAAAGTATTTGGACAAG GTGGATTCACTTTTCCAAACTACCGACTGATCCTGCTGTTTCTGGGGCTGCTCAACGCTGTGTTGCTGATAGCTGCTGTTGCAATTGGCATAAACT GTAACAAATTCAGAGAGGGCTCCGTCCAGGCCTCCCActcagctgctgcacagctcCTCACTGAGCTCAATGATCTCCATAGCAACCACAGTGATGTAATCAAGGCTGAAGAGGAGGCCAAGAAGGAGTTAGACATGGAAATCAAAAACCAGGCACAACTTAAGGCGAAAATCGAGCAGCTAAAGACCGCCAACAAAGACTATCAGGGACAGATTCAAGCACTGCGGACAGAGAAGGACAACCTGCAGTCCAACATATCAACTATGG AGGGATCTTGTGGCAGATGTCTCTCTGGATGGATTTATTTTAACTCAAcctgctattttttttcttactctgAGTCCATGACTGTCAAAAAGAACTGGccagacagcagagcagactgCATCAGTCGTGGGTCAGACCTGGTTGTGATTGGTAACCCAGAGGAGCAG ACATTTGTGAGCAACAGCATCCAAAACAAGAAAACCAGTTCTCAATGGTGGGAAAATGGATTCTGGGTCGGTGTGACTGACAAAGAGGCAGAGGGGACTTGGGTGTGGATTAATAATGTCACAGAGGTGGAACGAAG GTACTGGATAAATGGAGAACCAAACAACCATGGGTCTAACGAGGACTGTGGGGCTGTATTGTACACACCAACAAATCCCTGGAAGACAAGATACGATGGACATTGTCACCAACACATGTTACACTGGATATGTGAAATTCCTTCCAGTTAA
- the LOC114427985 gene encoding CD209 antigen-like protein E, whose translation MDRGQNAGSNFKGGFDTLICEEDLEEHPPYPQSTWQQVPFFSMTPERRCRLAAGFLALLAAVLLIVDIGLGVHYNKLTDTRLTVYDAELIGKELEELQDTFKAVVKNTTEARKQRDEMRTQKEVNWEFEHLTKMSTDYQQQIVKVTKDIATLRSQIPLIHGGCKHCSPGWFLMNSICYYFSFSSSDGLKSWQKAREFCQTHGGDLAIIDSKDKENAMVNQLITHEDLSKPLMGFWFGLRDTDEETTWKWIDGKHLAEAYWNDGEPNNVGEEDCAALYARENFFKAWNDAKCAVPMKWICEKAPTLTE comes from the exons ATGGACAGAGGACAAAATGCAGGTTCTAACTTTAAAGGTGGATTTGACACACTGATTTGTGAAGAGGACTTGGAAGAGCATCCTCCATACCCCCAATCCACCTGGCAACAAG tgCCATTTTTCAGTATGACACCTGAGAGACGTTGCAGACTGGCTGCTGGGTTCCTGGCACTTCTTGCTGCTGTCCTGTTAATAGTTGATATTGGTCTTGGAGTTCATT ATAACAAGCTCACAGATACCCGCCTCACCGTATATGATGCAGAACTCATTGGCAAAGAGCTGGAAGAGCTCCAGGACACTTTCAAGGCTGTGGTCAAAAACACAACGGAGGCCCGGAAGCAGCGAGACGAGATGAGGACTCAGAAAGAAGTCAACTGGGAGTTTGAACACCTGACAAAAATGAGCACAGACTATCAACAGCAGATTGTTAAAGTAACAAAGGATATCGCCACTCTGAGATCACAAATACCATTGATCC ACGGTGGCTGCAAACACTGCTCACCAGGATGGTTTCTGATGAACTCCATATGTTACTACTTCTCCTTCTCGAGCAGTGATGGACTCAAATCATGGCAGAAAGCTAGGGAGTTCTGTCAGACACACGGAGGAGACCTGGCAATCATAGACAGCAAAGACAAAGAG AATGCAATGGTAAATCAGCTGATAACTCATGAAGACCTCTCGAAACCTTTAATGGGCTTCTGGTTTGGTCTGAGAGATACGGATGAAGAAACCACCTGGAAATGGATTGATGGAAAACACCTTGCTGAAGC GTACTGGAATGATGGAGAACCAAATAATGTTGGTGAAGAGGACTGTGCAGCACTGTATGCCAGAGAAAACTTCTTCAAGGCTTGGAATGATGCTAAGTGTGCAGTCCCAATGAAATGGATTTGTGAAAAGGCACCAACTTTGACTGAATGA
- the LOC114427727 gene encoding CD209 antigen-like protein A isoform X1 yields the protein MEASQLQSEHEEEMSCEQTFSDDFNEDGHSFSHSRSFRQGLFAGGRVFAIPQQRLVVLSLGLLNAVLLLTAVVIGIYCAKAKDVEVAQSVATPLIVEMNHLRNISDIIRAKEEAQAALATERSSHLKLKQLIRQKKALTDMLQSQLETLYVEKSNLQANKSFFELSCGRCQPGWTLFNTSCYYFSPPESSKNWQDSRADCISKGGDLLVINSLEEQEFIADNCPRVSGSTVWWEGAYWIGLTHMETQGTWVWINNVTEVSTAYWGEREPDFSGPLSKNCAATYPHISQIKMWLNRNCQTHLLKWICERDMIRN from the exons ATGGAGGCCTCCCAGCTACAGTCAGAACATGAGGAGGAAATGTCATGCGAACAAACATTTTCTGATGATTTCAATGAAGATGGACATTCGTTCTCTCACAGTCGGAGTTTTAGACAAG GTCTGTTTGCAGGAGGACGGGTGTTTGCGATTCCACAGCAACGACTGGTTGTACTGAGTCTAGGCCTGCTGAATGCGGTTCTGCTTTTAACTGCTGTTGTCATTGGAATTTATT GTGCCAAAGCCAAAGACGTTGAGGTTGCTCAGTCAGTTGCCACCCCCTTGATCGTTGAAATGAACCATCTCCGCaacatcagtgacatcatcagagcCAAAGAGGAGGCCCAGGCAGCCCTGGCAACAGAGCGCAGCAGCCACCTGAAGCTAAAGCAGCTCATTAGGCAGAAAAAGGCCCTCACTGACATGCTGCAGAGTCAACTCGAGACATTATATGTAGAGAAGTCAAATCTTCAGGCAAACAAAAGTTTCTTTG AGCTAAGCTGTGGCAGGTGCCAACCTGGATGGACTCTCTTTAATACATCCTGTTATTATTTTTCTCCCCCTGAATCCTCAAAGAACTGGCAGGATAGTAGAGCAGATTGTATCAGTAAAGGGGGCGACCTGCTTGTGATCAACAgcttggaggagcag GAATTCATTGCCGACAACTGTCCAAGGGTGTCAGGATCTACTGTGTGGTGGGAGGGCGCATACTGGATTGGCCTTACTCATATGGAGACGCAGGGAACCTGGGTCTGGATTAACAATGTGACTGAGGTGTCCACAGC GTactggggagagagagagcctgaCTTTAGTGGACCTCTGAGCAAGAACTGTGCTGCTACTTACCCCCATATTTCTCAAATAAAGATGTGGCTTAATCGAAACTGTCAAACCCATCTACTGAAGTGGATCTGTGAGAGAGACATGATTAGAAATTAA
- the LOC114427727 gene encoding CD209 antigen-like protein A isoform X2 — MEASQLQSEHEEEMSCEQTFSDDFNEDGHSFSHSRSFRQGGRVFAIPQQRLVVLSLGLLNAVLLLTAVVIGIYCAKAKDVEVAQSVATPLIVEMNHLRNISDIIRAKEEAQAALATERSSHLKLKQLIRQKKALTDMLQSQLETLYVEKSNLQANKSFFELSCGRCQPGWTLFNTSCYYFSPPESSKNWQDSRADCISKGGDLLVINSLEEQEFIADNCPRVSGSTVWWEGAYWIGLTHMETQGTWVWINNVTEVSTAYWGEREPDFSGPLSKNCAATYPHISQIKMWLNRNCQTHLLKWICERDMIRN; from the exons ATGGAGGCCTCCCAGCTACAGTCAGAACATGAGGAGGAAATGTCATGCGAACAAACATTTTCTGATGATTTCAATGAAGATGGACATTCGTTCTCTCACAGTCGGAGTTTTAGACAAG GAGGACGGGTGTTTGCGATTCCACAGCAACGACTGGTTGTACTGAGTCTAGGCCTGCTGAATGCGGTTCTGCTTTTAACTGCTGTTGTCATTGGAATTTATT GTGCCAAAGCCAAAGACGTTGAGGTTGCTCAGTCAGTTGCCACCCCCTTGATCGTTGAAATGAACCATCTCCGCaacatcagtgacatcatcagagcCAAAGAGGAGGCCCAGGCAGCCCTGGCAACAGAGCGCAGCAGCCACCTGAAGCTAAAGCAGCTCATTAGGCAGAAAAAGGCCCTCACTGACATGCTGCAGAGTCAACTCGAGACATTATATGTAGAGAAGTCAAATCTTCAGGCAAACAAAAGTTTCTTTG AGCTAAGCTGTGGCAGGTGCCAACCTGGATGGACTCTCTTTAATACATCCTGTTATTATTTTTCTCCCCCTGAATCCTCAAAGAACTGGCAGGATAGTAGAGCAGATTGTATCAGTAAAGGGGGCGACCTGCTTGTGATCAACAgcttggaggagcag GAATTCATTGCCGACAACTGTCCAAGGGTGTCAGGATCTACTGTGTGGTGGGAGGGCGCATACTGGATTGGCCTTACTCATATGGAGACGCAGGGAACCTGGGTCTGGATTAACAATGTGACTGAGGTGTCCACAGC GTactggggagagagagagcctgaCTTTAGTGGACCTCTGAGCAAGAACTGTGCTGCTACTTACCCCCATATTTCTCAAATAAAGATGTGGCTTAATCGAAACTGTCAAACCCATCTACTGAAGTGGATCTGTGAGAGAGACATGATTAGAAATTAA
- the LOC114427361 gene encoding CD209 antigen-like, giving the protein MEDRDNSGGIFEGTYNKLISQEDFGADEQSQRVSMSTWRPESSLSYHKMLTVSLAVLAVILLVVDISLGVYYNKITSGNHLVTDIASEMAKLQATYDTELQSKEEARKELAKETSEHQFTKWEMDHLDSRSKSYKEQINQFQIEIASMKSHIPMIEEGCRQCMPGWTFMNSRCYYITFSNNLRKPWLVARRYCKIKGGDLAVIDSRETHMRLFELINNNRDPTKPISVSGYWIGLRDIDEEGIWKWLDGTRLTDGYWNDGEPNNHSNEDCAAMYPRINPFKSWNDAPCSYSLKWICEMRSRPAD; this is encoded by the exons ATGGAGGACAGAGATAATTCAGGTGGCATTTTCGAAGGCACATATAACAAACTGATTTCTCAAGAGGACTTTGGTGCTGATGAGCAGTCTCAGCGAG TGTCCATGTCAACATGGAGACCTGAATCCAGTTTGAGCTATCACAAAATGCTTACAGTGAGCCTGGCAGTGCTCGCTGTCATTCTGCTGGTGGTCGATATCAGTCTAGGAGTCTACT ATAACAAAATTACAAGTGGAAACCATTTAGTGACTGATATCGCCAGTGAGATGGCTAAGCTGCAGGCCACATATGACACTGAACTCCAAAGCAAAGAAGAAGCCAGGAAAGAGCTGGCGAAAGAGACCAGTGAGCACCAATTTACCAAGTGGGAGATGGATCACCTGGACAGCCGGAGCAAAAGCTACAAAGAACAGATTAACCAGTTTCAAATAGAAATTGCATCAATGAAGTCTCACATCCCAATGATTG AGGAGGGCTGCAGACAATGTATGCCAGGATGGACCTTCATGAACTCAAGGTGTTACTACATCACTTTCTCTAATAATCTACGCAAACCATGGCTGGTAGCCCGACGCTACTGCAAGATTAAAGGAGGGGACTTGGCAGTGATagacagcagagagacacaT ATGCGTCTCTTTGAGTTGATAAATAATAATCGAGACCCCACAAAACCCATATCGGTGAGCGGCTACTGGATTGGACTGAGAGACATTGACGAAGAAGGGATTTGGAAGTGGCTGGATGGGACAAGACTGACTGATGG GTACTGGAATGACGGAGAGCCCAACAACCACTCTAATGAAGATTGTGCAGCTATGTATCCCAGAATCAATCCCTTTAAGTCCTGGAATGATGCTCCGTGCAGTTATTCCTTGAAATGGATTTGTGAAATGAGAAGCAGACCTGCAGATTAA